Proteins co-encoded in one Quercus robur chromosome 8, dhQueRobu3.1, whole genome shotgun sequence genomic window:
- the LOC126696113 gene encoding zinc finger BED domain-containing protein RICESLEEPER 2-like, protein MSKRSMFVCMVSGDEQAHSLRCEYKSDEPSNSERESSTGIESCPSGVFSLQIHNSNTPSFFKVMDSSTNAPFVSTQADDGAIATATQEAAAATQAEATDGELPLVPPSVVSKTGTGSGRKKSLAWNHFEKVKVDDGVTMAVCNYCKKSYLADSKSCGTSNLLAHVTICPKNPNREDKGQKTLAFEPKNDGDEGFKLVSTTFSVEVSRKALAEMIIIDELPFRCVEGYGFKKYVTTLQPKLRVKDIPSRQTVARDVIGIYNSEREKLRKSLKGCRVCLTTDTWTSLQNLNYMCLTCHFIDDTWKLHKRILNFYQVEDHKGETIGRKIEMSLREWGIDGIFTLTVDNASSNLTTVKFLQRVTKDWNGTVLENELMHMRCCAHILNLIVGEGLKEIDASVARVREVVRYVKSSPNRNQTFRNFMERLGMESKSLLCLDVPTRWNSTYLMLETAEKFEKVFLRMDFEDDGYSSYFRSKEDSGGLGSPCMSDFQNCRAFVTFLRLFYNATKKFSGSLYVTSNAFFDEIFVIQESISHLVKSQNTLLKNTATNMQTKFEKYWGEGDKINPLLYVAVVLDPRKKLRFLKFSFSEIYGIEVGSVMVDKVKALLMKLYTFFCSVNSPNVEEPSGGERTPMVVGDASDPYVMVHSRYELFLEAEQSIGCSNEVDKYLAENCDGRRDGNFEVLGWWKDNSSRYPMLSKVAKDVLAVPVSTVASESAFSTGGRIVDPFRSSLSPLMVQNLVCAQNWLQATVPITHRQSRDEVEALEEEFHDLVLNQQSSSSASASTSSNLGSSLGKRPIISVED, encoded by the exons GAATTGAAAGTTGTCCAAGTGGGGTTTTCAGTCTTCAAATTCATAACTCCAACACCCCTAGTTTCTTTAAG gtCATGGATTCCTCCACTAATGCTCCCTTTGTTTCCACCCAAGCGGATG ATGGTGCTATTGCCACTGCCACCCAAGAGGCTGCTGCTGCAacccaagctgaagctactgaTGGTGAGTTGCCCCTAGTTCCACCTAGTGTAGTGAGTAAGACTGGTACTGGTAGTGGTAGGAAAAAGTCTTTAGCTTGGaatcattttgaaaaagtaaaggtAGATGATGGTGTCACTATGGCTGTAtgtaattattgtaaaaaatcatatctgGCTGATAGTAAGAGTTGTGGTACTAGTAATTTATTAGCTCATGTGACAATCTGTCCTAAGAACCCTAATAGAGAAGATAAAGGGCAGAAAACCTTGgcttttgaacccaaaaatgaTGGAGATGAAGGGTTCAAACTTGTGTCAACAACTTTTTCTGTTGAGGTTTCTAGAAAGGCACTAGCTGAAATGATAATAATTGATGAGTTGCCTTTTAGGTGTGTTGAGGGTTATGGGTTTAAGAAATATGTAACTACGTTACAACCTAAGCTTCGTGTAAAAGATATTCCATCTCGACAAACTGTGGCTAGAGATGTAATTGGAATTTataatagtgagagagagaagctaaGGAAATCCTTGAAGGGTTGTAGGGTGTGTCTTACTACGGACACATGGACTTCTctacaaaatttgaattatatgtGTCTCACATGTCACTTTATTGATGATACTTGGAAGTTgcataaaagaattttaaatttttatcaagTTGAAGATCATAAGGGAGAGACTATAGGTAGAAAGATTGAGATGTCTTTGCGTGAGTGGGGTATTGATGGCATATTCACTTTGACAGTGGATAATGCTAGTTCCAATTTAACCACAGTTAAATTTTTACAAAGGGTAACAAAAGATTGGAATGGGACAGTTTTAGAAAATGAGTTAATGCACATGAGGTGTTGTGCCCATATCCTAAATCTAATTGTTGGGGAGggtttgaaagaaattgatgCATCTGTTGCTAGGGTGCGTGAAGTTGTGAGGTATGTGAAGTCCTCGCCTAATAGAAATCAAACCTTTAGGAATTTTATGGAGAGGTTAGGTATGGAGTCCAAGAGTCTTCTTTGTTTAGATGTACCTACTAGGTGGAACTCAACTTACCTTATGTTAGAAACTGCTGAAAAATTCGAGAAAGTATTCCTTAGGATGGACTTTGAAGATGATGGTTATTCGTCATATTTTAGGAGCAAGGAAGATAGTGGTGGTTTGGGATCTCCTTGTATGAGTGATTTCCAAAATTGTAGGGCATTTGTGACATTCTTGAGGCTTTTTTACAATGCAACAAAGAAGTTTTCTGGCTCTTTGTATGTGACCTCAAAtgctttttttgatgaaatcttTGTTATTCAGGAGAGTATTTCTCATTTAGTTAAATCCCAAAACACCCTCTTGAAAAACACAGCCACAAACATGCAAACTAAATTTGAGAAGTACTGGGGGGAAGGTGATAAGATTAATCCTCTTTTGTATGTGGCTGTTGTTCTTGATCCACgaaaaaaattgaggtttttgaagttctctttttctgaaatttatggGATTGAAGTGGGGAGTGTGATGGTTGATAAGGTGAAAGCTCTTTTGATGAAGTTGTATACTTTTTTCTGTTCTGTTAATTCCCCAAATGTGGAAGAACCAAGTGGGGGTGAGAGGACACCAATGGTGGTAGGTGATGCAAGTGATCCATATGTGATGGTTCACTCTAGGTATGAGCTTTTCTTAGAAGCTGAGCAATCTATAGGTTGTAGTAATGAGGTTGACAAGTATTTAGCTGAAAATTGTGATGGTAGAAGGGATGGGAATTTTGAGGTGTTGGGGTGGTGGAAGGACAATTCTAGTAGGTACCCAATGTTGTCTAAAGTGGCTAAGGATGTGCTGGCTGTACCAGTTTCGACTGTTGCATCTGAGTCAGCATTCAGCACCGGAGGCCGCATTGTTGATCCATTTCgaagttctctctctcctctcatggTTCAAAACCTTGTATGTGCACAAAATTGGCTTCAAGCCACGGTACCAATTACTCATCGCCAATCAAGGGATGAGGTTGAGGCATTGGAGGAGGAATTTCATGATTTAG ttttaaatCAACAGTCATCATCAAGTGCATCAGCAAGTACCAGCTCCAATTTGGGTTCTAGCTTAGGCAAACGACCCATAATTAGTGTTGAAGATTGA